The Xenopus tropicalis strain Nigerian chromosome 2, UCB_Xtro_10.0, whole genome shotgun sequence genome window below encodes:
- the kctd12 gene encoding BTB/POZ domain-containing protein KCTD12 translates to MALPDTARGLPNGGGGGGGCTENKTSDPLFPEIVELNVGGQVYVTRHTTLVSVPDSLLWRMFSQQKPGELARDSKGRFFLDRDGFLFRYVLDYLRDLQLVLPDYFPERSRLQREAEHFQLPELVKRLNPLRVSKESSIGGEEPPLLLTPAAIHDPDSDTAVIPASTSPAAGVPSPTLDPYRFNASSSCSPASVPRLTPSQSLEGRRNGYITVGYRGSYTIGREAQADAKFRRVARITVCGKTSLAKEVFGETLNESRDPDRPPERYTSRYYLKFNFLEQAFDKLSEAGFHMVACSSTGTCAFASNDQSEDKVWTSYTEYVFCRD, encoded by the coding sequence ATGGCTTTACCTGATACTGCACGTGGATTACCAAATGGTGGAGGTGGCGGTGGAGGTTGTACAGAAAACAAAACTTCTGATCCTCTGTTCCCAGAGATTGTGGAACTAAATGTTGGGGGACAAGTTTATGTGACCCGTCACACTACTCTTGTATCAGTACCTGATTCCCTGCTATGGCGAATGTTTTCTCAGCAGAAACCAGGAGAACTGGCCCGGGACAGTAAAGGCCGTTTTTTCTTAGACCGGGATGGTTTCTTATTTCGTTATGTGCTGGATTACCTACGAGACCTGCAGCTGGTCCTACCTGACTACTTTCCTGAGAGAAGCCGTTTACAGAGAGAAGCAGAGCACTTTCAGCTACCTGAACTGGTGAAGCGTTTAAATCCTCTGCGAGTCAGTAAAGAGAGCTCTATTGGGGGTGAAGAACCACCTTTACTTCTAACCCCTGCAGCTATACACGATCCTGACTCAGACACAGCTGTTATCCCTGCCTCAACATCTCCAGCAGCTGGGGTTCCATCCCCAACATTAGATCCATATCGATTCAATGCCTCCTCGTCCTGCAGCCCAGCCTCAGTTCCACGCCTCACACCTTCTCAGTCTTTGGAAGGAAGAAGAAATGGGTACATAACAGTTGGCTATAGGGGGTCTTATACTATAGGACGGGAGGCTCAAGCAGATGCCAAGTTTCGGAGGGTAGCTCGCATCACAGTCTGTGGCAAAACTTCCTTGGCCAAGGAAGTTTTTGGAGAGACATTAAATGAGAGTCGAGATCCTGATAGGCCACCTGAGAGGTACACTTCCAGGTATTACCTCAAGTTCAACTTCCTGGAACAAGCCTTTGACAAGCTGTCTGAAGCTGGCTTCCACATGGTGGCATGTAGTTCCACTGGAACATGTGCCTTTGCCAGCAATGACCAGAGTGAGGATAAAGTCTGGACAAGCTACACCGAGTATGTCTTCTgcagggactaa